The nucleotide sequence ttttgtagaattgttttcacatattttgattgactcaaaaatattccatcaattctttgtttaacttgtaaccctaagaaaaaGATTAACTCACCCATCATACTCATTTCAAAGTGGCTTGTCATCAACTTTTGAAACTTTTtacaaaatttttcatttgttgatccaaatataatgtcatcaacatatatctggaCCAACAAAGTATgacctttgtgtgttttgaggaaaagtgtggtgtcaatagtacctttAGTAAACCCAGAATTGAGTAAGAAGTTTGACAaggtttcataccaggctctaggagcttgcttcaacccatacaaggctttgtttaatctataaacatgattttgaaattttggatcaacaaagccttctggTTGCTGCACATAAACTTATTCCTCAATTTTACCATTcaggaaagctgattttacatccatttgataaactttgaaatccttggatgcagcataagcaagaaaaattcttactgcttctaatctagctactggtgcaaaagtttcatcataatcaataccttcttgttgacagtaacctttgaccactaaccttgctttgttcctgGTGATTATGCCATTCTCATCAGATTTATTCCtgaatacccattttgagcctatgacagattTGTCCTTAGGCTTGGGTACTAGATCCCATACCTTGCTCTTTTCAAACTGATcaagctcttcttgcatagcttgaATCCAGTCTGAGTCATTCAGAGCTTCTTTGACAGACTTAGGTTCTATCTTGCTTAAGAACCCAGCATATGCACACTCATGTGCAGTTGtagatcttgttctcacaccatcagctggattgcTAATGATGTCAGAATGAACATGtcctttgatccatcttaacTTGTTATGAAAagttgttggttctgatggatttgaagtttcccctTGAACAGTTGACTCAGTTGTGGGTAGTGTGccagaattttgattttctgatgCACTACTCACTTGTTCTGCAGGGTTAGTACATGAAATATCTGTTGATTTGTATGTGAGAGATTTATCATGTTCTAGGAAATCTTCAGATATCATTTTAAAGAGatgttcataattttcttgtttgtcagaaaaatttatttctttcatgtattcatcagaaacctctgtttctgatgagtcatcaaatgaAACATACaaactttctctgattgtccttgtgttaagaataagaattctataagcttttgaggacaaagagtatccaagaaaaatacctttttctgcttttctgtcaaatttttcaagactttcaaaatcattgaaaacaaaacatctacaaccaaatgtgtataaaaattttacacttggaatcCTTCCATTAATAATGTTGTaaggtgttttgtttagccttttgttgGTTAGGGttctgttttgagtaaaacatgcatttgctattgcttctgcccaaaagtgagtTGGCATTTTAGCATAAGCAAGCATTGTTCGGGAagcttctactaaggttctattctttctttcaacaaccccattctgttgaggggttctgggagcagaaaaatcatgagagattcctttgcttacaagaaagctctcaatttgaatttttaaactctgtcccattgtctgatctgatccttctgactattagttttaacagattttcaattttcttaataaaattaatgatcagatcatgtgtttcatttttctttcttaaaaattcgacccatgtatatctggaaaaatcatcaactattactagtatgtatttctttccagaaaaactttCTGTACTTATGGGTCCgcacaaatccatgtgtaaaagttccaaattttgtgtaataGAAGACTCAGAAATTGATTTGTGTGAGCTTCTTTTGGATTTTTCCATCTCACGagcatcacaaattttatccttcTTTGAGGATATAAAAGGTAATCCTTTTACCAGACCCTTTCTTGCTAGTTTGCTTAGATTTTTGAAATTTAAGTGGGCCAACCTTttatgccacaaccaactacttcctttgttgatttttgaaaataaacataattttggatgttcattttcttctttgaaatcaAAATAGTATATTGATTGTCTTATTCTTTTTCCACTTAAATAGATTTTGTTATCATCCATACCTATCagcaagcatttttctggtaaaaaggttacctgaaaacctttgtcacagaattgaccacaactcagcaaattatactttaagccttcaacataggCTACTTTCTCAATGGTCAAGCATCCATACCTTATACATCCATATCCCATGATCCTCCCTTTCACTCCATTTCcaaaatttaccattttacccagctttgaaacaaagttgctgagtaagctcctatccccagtcatgtgcttggagcttcctgaatgGCAGTACTAGATCTgttgcacatgatggtcctgaaatggaatggttagagggtttttggtacccaggcatgcttgggtactctttctgatgaAATTTTAATCCGATTATTTCTTCTTAATggtctttcatcagaatttctgttgtATGCTGAGCCATAAAcagattttttatttttctattagagatggtgttgaacaagcttcagtatgtcaacacacatacaagattCATCAGAATTTTCTGATATactttcttgtgatggaatgatgggataattttgaaaaaatgagtgaactgcttctggagtttttacagACTCTTGTTTGCATtaacttctttttggttcaaagtTGGGTTTATCAAAagagtattcagaacatgttgacTTGCAAGTTTCAGAATTAGTTTCTGATgtaaatttatcagaaatctgttgagtcgcttttacaaagacagtgggtttgcTGTTACTTGTTCTTACATATCCcaaaccctctcctttgttctttggtgtGGACTCAATGAAGTTTATAAATTCTTTGGCttgttgaaaacctcttacattaatttctttatcattgattttcttgtaaagatcttttctttcattttcatagaactcaattttagctctttgatctaaactttcttCCAtgagtaattggttttcaagaataatCTTTTTCATGGTCctttgcaactcatcagatttttcactatctgattgatgtttaacttgcagatttagaaaatcgggcatgagctcatttagcttgtgttcaagatcaagattgtctaaatttacctgttgtcctgaagtttttggtatgtcatcagaaagtgccatgaggcagaagttggccatttcttcttcttcatcatcataaGAGttatcagatagccatgtatttGTCCCTACAATTAAGCTGACTGGCTGTTGCTGCTTCTTAGCTTCTTCAAGCTTCTtctcatagtaagcaacatctttcagcttcttggtcttgcattctgatgcataatgacctctttgcttgcacttgtagcaCACAACCTCAGCTttccctttatccttagatctaacttcttcCTTAGATCTTCCATCCTCCCTCTATCATTTCTCTGGTATCTCTGGactcctcccctcaacctctactcaaatgttttggtgagcagtgctattgcttcagcaaaagctgaaaaatctgatgaagtATCAGAAATTTCAAAGCTTTGGTTGTTTgaaggttgtggatcattggaaggtGTTGGTCTTTGTGagtttgagataagagctaaagatccccctctttgaatggtttcttcaaatatgtcttcctctctggggatcaagatgctgtataagtcatgaagactcatgtttccttgttctaaggttgaggacaaagtcatggtcaggcttctccattctctaggtaaagcatcaagaaattttatgtttctttcatcatttgatttagttataccaaatttctttagctcgtttaaaagttttgtaaatctttgatatgtatcatttaatctttcattaggtaaacttttaaacctctcatatgaggaagcattgtttgttctcttgtttcttttcatcctttctcctccttcacaaagattttccaactgatcccatatttccttagctgatgcacatgcatcaacttgcgaaaatatgtcattggggatggccattattaagagtgactttgccctttcatccccagccaccagatccttgtcttccgcgctccagtttatttcacttttgggagcacgggaggcagggattcctggtgtttggtcagttgctggaactgctggtatatcagtcattggtatatgtggacccctttcaatggattgaaacagagctcggtcatgaccatttaggaaattgaccatcctgattttccattgggggtattcctctctgaccagagtcgaaggtttagacatagaaccaatattaaaagcattattccaggattgAAAGTTGGCCATATTTAGAGAAAAGAAGATGAGCGATCGATCATTTGAAAatagtttattcaatctgctctgataccaattgttggacccagtatggcctaaacaacttcttttcacgtaatatggcaagtgatttcagtagatgtgaaaaagatgtgcggaaatggaaatcagactttcagaaacaagacctacagaattatcaagtttatatcactttgaaacaaaatagtttacaaggtgattgtaagattattatctaatacaaatgaatcttgaattctatgggtgagaagggcaatggagtttgtgtgttgtatatgaatgctaagcttcaaactcaattgtcttctgctggttaagccttctatttatagaaggctgggtacatgaataaacaatagtttattcatgcaaaaagtcctgcaaaaagtagcaatttgacatattcattgaatccaatgttcaagttgcctttgtaatcatgatatccaataatatCAACTTACTTTGGTCattgtggcaggatagagttgagttttagacaagtggggtattcatcagaatttctgataaaccacttcatcagaaattctggtgaacaaatcatcagaaaatctgatgatcagaatcgtcagaaactaatgatatttaatcagaaattcatcagatccatcagaaatgaccttctctgataatccaaaacagctcttgatcaacttctgattctttgaagtagatgttgtgtatttcagttgtcctatctgatcttctttttcttgtgatcttcaggactgttatctcttcatCGATCCAGTTGAttgtgattttcttcaatacttacaaataaagtttcctaacagtttccccctaagtattgtaagaaaatgaactatctttGTCAACATATACAacttttaactaatccttgaaaaGAAAAATCAAGCAACTAAGTtcagaaacataaaacataatcaAACCAGCCATTGttcaaaacagaaaaaaaaacttaaaatattgttcaaaaacagaaatttaaTCTCATCAATTCATTAATTGATCTTTACTCCACTTCTGTATTTATCCCCTGGTTTCAGCCTTTTCTTGTGATCAATTGCCTTTTGAGTTTCCTTGTACATTTCTTTGTACCATCCTCTTGACTCCATCCAGTTTTCAATGCAATCTTCAATTGTTTTTCTCAGTTGGTCATTGTTCTTTCCCTTCTTTTTGAGCTGCTCTTGTTTCTCATTCATGCAGTTTCTTATATATTTCAGAGTTTGATTTGAATACCTCCATATTTCACTGATTCTGAACAGAGCTTTCTCATCATTAGCATCTTTGAAGACTACACACATTTCTGGTTTGTCAAAGATTGCTCCAGTTCTTACCAGTTTAGAAGGAATTTCAGCTGGAATGGTGGTGTTGGGAGGAGGTATTAGCACTTTGTTGCTATACTCAAAATTGATACATAGATCAAAGTCTGCCAGTGCAGCCCTGTTGTATAACTTTGCTCCTGCACTTTTGAGACTGTCAGGGGCTCTTCTAATCACGACTGAACTGCTTTTCTCTTTATCAATGATATTCTTCATTTTGACTATTCCCATTGGGTGAATATCATCAGCCAGATTTGCATCAGTAACCTTTTGTTCACTATTATCTTTTCTGATCAGGGTATACTTGTTTTGTCCTTCATAACCTAAGATGCCTCCTCCAGTGGTCAAAGTATCGATTCTTTCAATAgatactattggattggtcaTGTGTTTGTGCAGAATTAACCAGCCTCCATTGTTTCTGTTTTCAACAATACCCTTACTCAATGGGGAGAGTGGCCTTTTTGGGTTGTTTTCTGGACCTTTCCAGTAGTAGTGCTTTAGATGTTCTTCAGGGTACATGATTGTGTGTAAATCACCTTTCAGCACTTCTACTTCTTTGATGTTTCCTTCTGAATCTTCTCTCAGTACttttcttggcctttttgaggaggttacttcatgttccattcttctCTTTTCTTTTGTATCCATCCTTATGCTAAAATCCGTTTCTCCTGTGATGGCTGTAGAAGATGACTGAACTGGAACATGTTCTTTCTGTTGGACCCTTGAAGTGTCTGGCTTTGGGACGTTTGGTGGAGGACCCATGAGTAACTTTTGTTTATCTGGAGGTGGACCCATGGACTGCTTCTGTTTTTGAGCTGTTGAGGTTTCTGTTTGTTTGGTTTGATCTTGTTGAAGGGTTTCTGGTTGTTGTTGAGGAATTTCTGATCCTCTTTCTTgtctttcttgtggaattggTGCTTTCAGTTCCTGAATATCAACTTTTGCTAGTCTGGCAACATTATACTGCAATCTCTTTACTAACAAATGAACATTAGTAAGGGCTTGAGTATttgtttcttcttgtttcttcattttctgaagCTCCTGGTATTCTTGATTTCTTTGTACAGTTAATTCTACCAACAGCTTCTCAAAAGCCTCAGTCATGCTGTTGTTGTTGGCTCTGAGGAACTGTATTTCTTCAAGAATTCTTCCTGAACTTGAGCTTTCTCCTGTAGTTGCAACTCCAGCCATTtgtttcttgatttcttgatttcttgTAGTTCATTGAGAGCTTTCTTGAATTCTGATGAGCTCTCTCTGTTTTCTGATGACTCTTGCAGTTTGTTGAGAGCTGCAGTGTTATCTTCTGTCTGCTTCTGCACAACTTTGACAGTTTCTGATAAAGCATTGATCTCtgattttttatttgatttcttCCAGTATCATATCAAGTTTTCTTTCTGTAGTTGTTTTCTCAGTGGCAGTTGTATCTTCAAGTTCCTTGTGAAGTTGTTCAGTGGACATAGATTGATGTCCTTGGTAAATAGGAGAAACAACCGATGTTCCACCTCTAACACCAGCAGAAAACACATTCTCTGCTGTTCTAAGGTTAAGAGGATGGAAATATTCCATATTCTCTGTTCCCTAACCAGAAAACTGAAACATattcaagtcctggttttcctcatatccttgaaccctttcaggttctccatgagttgttgagaaactcttagttttctcatccaggtttccttgatcagtagactgatctccacctgttgccaccacattttcctcctcagGATTTGATTCAGAAAATGGGTCTTTGGTttcactcacattttgttttgtGGAAATAGTGCCTCTATGTAAAATTTCATACTTTCCTTGAATTGACTCATCAGAATCACTCTCAGAATTATGAAATATATTGAGTTTAGAATGTTGTGCACCTGTTTCTCCCATATGTGAGATttcagcatgatgttcttctgCCACATGACTCATATTCACAACTTCATCAGCTGGATGAGGATCAGATTCACCCTGTTGCTCCATTCTTGGTGTGCTTGACTCTTGTGCATCATACTCCATGGGGGACACATTTTCAAAACCTTCTTTGTTTTCTGGCTTTTTGCTTAACATCTTCAGGTATTCTGTTCTGTATGGTGAATCTTCTGGTATCAGATACATCATTCTTTCTGACAGAACAGGTACATCATAATCTGACTTCCAAGACCCTACAGCAGTCCAAGGTCTCATGATTTCTGTTTTCCACATATTTTCTGATGCTGGAATTTCTAGGTTCCTTTCAGAAAGTGCATCAGAAATTATGATTGACAGAAATCTGGGAAAgggtagatgtgaatctatccATCCAGTTTTAATCAGAATTGATCTTctgatcagattaaatatttctgttccaaaatcGATATTCAACCCACTAATGAGACTGAACATGATTGTCAGAACattcatatttatctgatctgtacctccaatttttgatgataaacacttgttcagaatctccattaacacttgccagaaggcaggtaGCTTGTTTCTCTTGAATTCATTGATTTTTTGAAACCTTTATCTTGTAACCCATTACAGCATCAAGTAGCGAGAACATATCTTCTTTTTCTGGTGCTTCTTCATAGCTTTGGCTTAAGGGTagttccaaacattcccttattttctccgGTGAGATTGTAATAAAGATATTTCCCCACACATGTGCTGTTAGCTCAATCTGATTTGAGACTTTGAGAGTTTTTATAGCTTGTTGTAAGAGTTTTTCTGGTACCTTTCTGGTCTTTGTTAAGGCTTGAGCTATCGGGCTTCTGATCAGAAattcaatgagaatttgacactttATATCACATTCTTCAATATTGTCattcattgcttcattgttgcTCTTTAATGGAAGAAATTCAGCTTCGGTGATGAAAGGAACAGAGTGTTCGATTGGTAGTATGTTGATGTTGGTAGCTGCCATTGAGAATTTGGGTTTTTgttttggaaaagggttttagggttttgagtttgaaggttgaagatggaagTCTCTGTTTTCGAATGATGTATTTATAGTGAATAAAGACAGAGATCTTTGAGTGTTTTTCGTAggttgtttgtattcaaggtggttaatgacaccttaatgatgttttaatccGTTTAGGAAACAACCATTTTTGAAAAACCTTTcgtttatctctaatttaatgtaaATATTTTAATGAAAATTAGAGATACCAAGGATTTAGCGGATAAACACTAATGtccaacttgcaccttttctCCATGTGGACCCTTTTTGTTTCAAAAAGGTCCAATGAAAACCTTTTCTGAGATTATGTATCTTCCCAAGTTTTCCTCTTGATGATATATATCAGAAAATCTTTGAGTAATGCTTTTGAGAGTTGAATTTCCTTTATATATCATCAGAATGCATTTGATTCATTTACAGAAATAGAATCAGCATTTTTTTTTGAGATGAGAGGGAATAAGTAGAGTTCGAAGATTTTTACTTACATTGCAGTTTTGAACTCCACACCTTTGCTCAGATTTTCAGGAAGTATTTGTCATACAGCTTGTTCCAGTCctcagaaaaaaaaatattttgaaagaaacTTATAACCATAAGTTTCTTTGAATCTGGTTAAAGACAGTGTTTTCTGATGTTTCTTTCTGTTGACTTGTCAAACTTCCTGGTTGTCAAGAGATTTTTCTGATAGAAAATATGATTTTCTAATATATTATCAGATTTTCAGTTTATCTTGAGAATTTTCTGGTGTATGAACACATTCTGATGGCTTAATGGGTTTTCTGAAAAATTACCAGATTTTCTGAGTTTCACTAAatcctatcagatttcatttgattttCACCAGATTTTCCTTGTATTTTATCAGGCATGTTGTCTAAGTTCCCCCTAGATCTATTGAcatatttttgttgtttttttaagTTAAGAAAAAAATAAGGCAAACTTAGTATATAAcaaaaaacattaaacacataaaaacaaacaaaacaagtaAACACCAACTACTCTTCCTCCTCATCCAGTACGTTGTACATACACTTCACATATAACCAGAGACTGGTTATTCGTCCAGTGTGATTCGTTGATGGAACCAGGGTAGGATGTAatggtgtggacacatgctgagatttcaagaagataagatctccttggtatggaacaatggcattaagtGGGGAAgactgcagatgtgaatcatttgagctaaccactgctgatgactttgatgatccagcattGGCTTCAAAAGGtagtggaataggaggtaatggtgtggacacatgctgactttgatccactgtttgaggacttttatcaacaatgtttgatgatgtggaagcaggggttaatgggctactttggtcaacaactgttgaggtaacAGTGGTTGaactttgacagctgttttgaacatctgctgctcttccaCTTGATGTAGACTTTTGTTgtggaatgatgatttcatatccatagtctgatgATGAATTTTCCGATGGACCTGCATTGTTAGACTTGACAGCAACACTTTCAAatgtgaatttatcaagatcaaataaatctgcaggatttgctgggattttcattgatgaaagttcattgaactttacattcaaagtctcttccactgtcttggtccttgtgttaaacactttgtaggccttagtagtggttgagtatcccagatattaaccacaatcaattttggctgcaaactttgagatagaatcttttaagtttaaaatgaagcatgggcagccaaaaaccttgaaatatgaaatcaatggctttattttatacagcagttcagaggcagtcttttgatgcctggggaagattaaaactctgttttggacatagcaagcagtgtttattgcctctgcccaaaaagttaatggcaaacctgaatcaacaagcatggttctggcagcctcaatcaaagtcctgttctttctttcaacaaccccattttgttctggtgttcttggaatgctgtattgcctcacaattccttttgacacacagaaatcatctaactccttgtttctgaactctgtgccattatcacttctgaagatttttactggcaagtcaaactgcttttcaacctgtttcacaaagtcttgcagaatgcctgcagtctcatcttttgagtgtaaaaagtaagtccatgtaaacctagaaaagtcatcaacaataaccaaacaatatctctttttcttaagactcatgactttaactgggccaaataaatccatatgaagcatttgtaaacatttggttgttttggactcatcaattgatttgtatgagcttttatgttgttttccttttaggcaagaaacacaatgctcaggacaggtgaacagtttttgaggtaaacctcttactaacccctgttttgaaATAGCAgagattgtcttgagatttgtgtgccccaatctcctgtgccataattctgtctctttgtttgagGCAGCTGAGAAAAgacaggcatcagttctggggctctcttttgacaaatccactacataaacattgccacttctttgagcaacaagtttggtttttccagtttttattattgcttcaatcttttcaaccatttctggtccaacaatcctacaacaatcctttgtaaagaatgagccatagcccttatcactcatttgtgagacactcaggaggttgaattttagattgtctatcagattgacattttcaaattttacattaccagactgtactgtaccagaccccagaactttccctttactattattaccaagggatatatcaccccctccatggattttgaaatctttgagtagggctttacatcttgtcatgtgcctggagcctccactatctacataccaaatgctatctaagcatgcagaagctccctgcacatgaagtaaaaggattagttcattatggtctccaaagccaataaggctttggatagggtctcaacagtgtctgggatgagttcaggtggatggacagtagttagctcaggggtttgaacattttttggAATGTTtgtctctaaccactgttgggggtcttgaccaatcacctgctaataaccaaaaggatacctgttcactcttggtttagaaggcctgttgtaaacctcataaacatgtgggatcctttggtatgatgg is from Helianthus annuus cultivar XRQ/B chromosome 9, HanXRQr2.0-SUNRISE, whole genome shotgun sequence and encodes:
- the LOC110876427 gene encoding uncharacterized protein LOC110876427 — protein: MISEDFLEHDKSLTYKSTDISCTNPAEQVSSASENQNSGTLPTTESTVQGETSNPSEPTTFHNKLRWIKGHVHSDIISNPADGVRTRSTTAHECAYAGFLSKIEPKSVKEALNDSDWIQAMQEELDQFEKSKVWDLVPKPKDKSVIGSKWVFRNKSDENGIITRNKASEVMGVKITIKEETLRDVLRLGVDQENTLLDKADVQQTLIEMGYNSNNVSRQKKSNKKLEINALSETVKAVQKQTEDNTAALNKLQESSENRESSSEFKKGLNELQEIKKQMAGVATAGESSSSGRILQEIQFLRANNSSMTEAFEKLLVELTAQRN